From the Lathyrus oleraceus cultivar Zhongwan6 chromosome 4, CAAS_Psat_ZW6_1.0, whole genome shotgun sequence genome, one window contains:
- the LOC127074008 gene encoding autophagy-related protein 16, which yields MAKACKSQEEVAIEAINHASKALRKRHLLEEAAHAPAILALSRPIVIQGSEWKEKTENLELELQQCYKAQSRLSEQLVMEVADSRVSKALVQEKETAIADMQKELTELRDECAQLKTDLEQKIQEVVLVVSENSQLKSQLKEMTTTANKAEAENKMLIDRWMLEKMKDAERINEANALYEDMVQRLRASGLEQLAREQVDGIVRRSEEGADFFSESDIPSMCKYRLNAHEGGCASLLFEYNSSRLITGGQDRSVKVWDTNTGSVSSNLHGCLGSVLDLAITHDNRSVIAASSSNNLYVWDLNSGRVRHTLTGHSDKVCAVDVSKVSSRHVVSAGYDRTIKVWDLMKGYCTNTIMFHSNCNALCFSTDGQTIFSGHVDGNLRLWDIQSGKLLSEVAAHSLAVTSISLSRNGNIALTSGRDNLHNLFDVRTLEVCGTLRASGNKVASNWSRSCISPDNNHVAAGSADGSVHIWSISKGDIVSTLKEHTSSVLCSSWSGMGKPLASADRNGIVSIWS from the exons ATGGCAAAAGCTTGCAAATCGCAAGAAGAAGTTGCGATTGAAGCAATCAATCATGCTTCGAAAGCTCTTCGGAAACGCCATTTGCTCGAAGAAGCCGCTCATGCTCCTGCTATTCTCGCACTATCTAGACCCATCGTTATCCAG GGCTCTGAGTGGAAAGAGAAAACAGAGAACTTGGAATTGGAACTTCAACAATGCTATAAAGCTCAATCTCGGTTGTCTGAGCAACTTGTTATGGAAGTAGCTGATTCGAGAGTTTCAAAAGCTTTGGTTCAAGAGAAAGAAACTGCGATTGCTGATATGCAGAAGGAGTTAACAGAATTGAG GGATGAATGCGCTCAATTAAAGACGGATTTGGAACAAAAGATTCAAGAAGTAGTGTTAGTTGTGAGTGAGAATTCACAACTTAAATCACAACTGAAGGAGATGACTACTACGGCCAATAAAGCTGAAGCTGAAAATAAGATGCTGATTGACCGCTGGATGTTAGAAAAAATGAAGGATGCTGAACGCATAAATGAG GCAAATGCACTGTATGAAGACATGGTTCAGCGGCTAAGAGCTAGTGGTTTAGAACAACTTGCAAGGGAACAGGTAGATGGAATTGTTCGGCGAAGTGAAGAAGGTGCTGACTTCTTTTCAGAGTCGGACATCCCTTCCATGTGCAAATACAGGCTAAATGCACATGAAGGAGGTTGCGCTTCCTTACTGTTTGAGTACAATTCTAGTAGATTGATTACCGGAGGACAGGACCGTTCAGTTAAAGTGTGGGATACAAATACAGGATCCGTAAGTTCCAATCTTCATGGCTGCCTTGGCTCAGTATTGGATCTTGCTATCACACATGATAATCGATCTGTTATTGCTGCAAGCAGCTCAAACAACTTGTATGTATGGGACCTGAACTCAGGCCGGGTCCGTCATACCCTTACTGGACACTCAGATAAAGTTTGCGCTGTTGATGTCAGCAAGGTTTCAAGTCGTCATGTTGTCAGTGCAGGTTATGACCGAACAATAAAAGTTTGGGACTTGATGAAAGGTTACTGCACAAATACAATCATGTTTCACAGCAACTGCAACGCTCTTTGCTTCAGCACAGATGGGCAGACCATATTCTCCGGACACGTTGACGGTAATCTCCGTTTATGGGACATTCAGTCCGGAAAGCTACTAAGCGAGGTTGCTGCGCATTCGCTTGCCGTCACATCAATATCCCTATCTCGAAACGGAAATATTGCATTGACAAGTGGAAGGGATAACTTGCACAATTTGTTTGATGTTCGAACGCTGGAAGTTTGCGGCACATTAAGAGCTTCCGGAAACAAAGTGGCTTCCAATTGGAGTCGATCGTGTATCAGCCCAGACAACAATCACGTTGCTGCTGGGTCTGCTGACGGATCTGTTCATATATGGTCAATATCTAAAGGTGACATAGTGAGTACTCTAAAGGAGCATACTTCTTCTGTTCTCTGTTCGAGTTGGAGTGGAATGGGAAAACCCTTAGCTTCAGCTGACAGGAATGGGATTGTTTCCATCTGGTCATAA